The Equus asinus isolate D_3611 breed Donkey chromosome 22, EquAss-T2T_v2, whole genome shotgun sequence genome has a segment encoding these proteins:
- the ARHGDIB gene encoding rho GDP-dissociation inhibitor 2 → MTEKAPEPHLEEDDDELDGKLNYKPPPQKSLKELQEMDKDDESLTKYKKTLLGDGPVVSDPTAPNVTVTRLTLVCESAPGPITMDLTGDLEALKKETFVLKEGVEYRVKIHFKVNRDIVSGLKYVQHTYRTGVKVDKATFMVGSYGPRPEEYEFLTPTEEAPKGMLARGTYHNKSFFTDDDKHDHLTWEWNLSIKKEWTE, encoded by the exons ATGACTGAAAAGGCCCCAGAGCCACACCTGGAGGAGGATGATGATGAGCTGGACGGCAAACTCAATTACAAGCCTCCCCCTCAGAAGTCCTTGAAAGAGCTACAGGAGATGGACAAAGATGATGAAAGTCTAACTAAGTACAAGAAAACGCTCCTGGGGGATGGTCCTGTGGTATCAG ACCCAACAGCCCCCAACGTTACTGTTACTCGCCTCACCCTGGTTTGTGAGAGTGCTCCTGGACCAATCACCATGGACCTCACTG GTGATCTTGAAGCCCTCAAAAAAGAAACTTTTGTGCTAAAGGAAGGTGTTGAATATAGAGTCAAAATTCACTTCAAA GTGAACAGGGATATTGTGTCGGGCCTGAAATATGTGCAGCACACCTACCGGACTGGGGTGAAAG tgGATAAGGCAACATTTATGGTTGGTAGCTACGGGCCTCGGCCAGAGGAGTATGAGTTCCTGACTCCAACTGAGGAGGCTCCCAAGGGCATGCTGGCCCGAGGCACTTACCACAACAAGTCCTTCTTCACCGATGACGACAAGCATGACCACCTCACCTGGGAGTGGAACCTGTCCATTAAGAAGGAGTGGACAGAATGA